The following coding sequences lie in one Corynebacterium anserum genomic window:
- a CDS encoding YbdD/YjiX family protein, which yields MSSVLEWPVKIIRNIWWYMGELVGDHDYEKYVAHMQSHHPGCEIPSKKQYWRERYQAQEANPGSRCC from the coding sequence ATGTCTTCAGTTTTAGAATGGCCAGTCAAGATCATCCGCAATATCTGGTGGTACATGGGTGAGCTCGTGGGCGACCACGATTACGAGAAGTACGTGGCTCACATGCAGTCCCATCATCCAGGCTGTGAGATTCCGTCCAAAAAACAATATTGGCGGGAGCGTTATCAGGCGCAAGAGGCGAACCCAGGTTCTCGTTGTTGCTAA
- a CDS encoding carbon starvation CstA family protein, whose protein sequence is MTIKEQSVGNLPDTPEGVTYVYSDATDLPVGVEDKRGLSVKARIVMGVFAIMAAAGWAVVAFNRGEQINAMWLVFAAVGSYFIAFTTYARFIEMKVVKPRADRATPAEYDNDGKDFMPTDRRVLFGHHFAAIAGAGPLVGPIMAAQMGYLPSTLWIIVGVILAGAVQDYLTLWISTRRRGRSLGQMLRDEVGPVGGYVGMFAIATIMLLLIAVLALVVVNALAESPWGVFSLAMTIPIALFMGVYLRYIRPGAVAEVSAIGVVLLLAAIIGGGYVADTTWGAETFTLSKTALSWCLIIYGVVAAILPVWLLLAPRDYLSTFMKVGVVFLLALGIVVSRPVVQMPAVTEFAKDGTGPVFAGNLFPFLFITIACGALSGFHALVSSGTTPKLVEKESQMRMIGYGSMLIESFVAMTALVAAIILDRHLYFAMNAPASVTGGTPESASHYVNGLNIPGDGITAEQLQAAAHAIGEPSIVSRTGGAPTFAFGMSDILTDIFGNPGLQAFWYHFAIMFEALFILTTIDAGTRVARFIISDTVGSLPGLSKFKNPHWKLGSWIATIIVCGGWGSILLMGVTDPLGGINMLFPLFGIANQLLAAIALALITVVVVKKGYAKYAWIPGIPLVWDVVITMYASWQKIFSDVPAIGYWAQHAAFKDAQAQGLTKFGTAKSAEEIAAVIRNTAVQGSLSIFYALLVLIVVVTCVIAIVKALRAQSAGQEVTTSEEPFTPSAYFAPTGVFATDIEKPLVKAWAEREPKIHKGH, encoded by the coding sequence ATGACCATTAAGGAACAGTCGGTCGGGAATCTGCCCGACACCCCGGAAGGGGTGACCTATGTCTACAGCGACGCCACCGATCTGCCAGTCGGTGTCGAAGACAAGCGCGGCCTGTCTGTCAAGGCACGCATCGTTATGGGCGTTTTTGCCATCATGGCCGCTGCTGGGTGGGCAGTGGTGGCATTCAACCGTGGTGAACAGATCAACGCTATGTGGTTGGTGTTCGCTGCCGTCGGCTCCTATTTCATAGCGTTCACTACCTATGCGCGCTTCATCGAGATGAAAGTGGTGAAGCCTCGCGCTGACCGTGCGACTCCGGCGGAATATGACAACGACGGCAAGGACTTTATGCCGACTGACCGGCGTGTTCTCTTCGGGCACCATTTCGCAGCCATCGCCGGAGCAGGGCCACTGGTAGGCCCGATCATGGCAGCTCAGATGGGGTACTTACCATCCACCCTATGGATCATCGTCGGAGTAATTTTGGCCGGTGCTGTACAGGATTACCTGACCCTATGGATCTCTACTCGCCGCCGTGGTCGCTCCCTCGGTCAAATGTTGCGTGACGAGGTGGGGCCCGTGGGCGGCTACGTAGGTATGTTCGCCATTGCAACGATCATGCTATTGCTCATTGCTGTTCTGGCACTTGTGGTGGTTAATGCTCTAGCGGAATCCCCTTGGGGTGTCTTCTCACTAGCGATGACCATCCCCATTGCCTTGTTTATGGGTGTGTACCTTCGCTACATACGCCCTGGTGCGGTTGCTGAGGTATCAGCGATTGGCGTGGTTTTACTGTTGGCAGCCATCATCGGCGGTGGCTACGTGGCAGATACCACCTGGGGAGCTGAGACCTTCACGCTATCTAAAACAGCCCTGAGCTGGTGTCTAATCATCTACGGCGTGGTCGCAGCTATTTTGCCTGTGTGGCTACTCCTGGCGCCTCGTGACTACCTTTCCACCTTCATGAAGGTGGGCGTGGTATTCCTGCTGGCTCTAGGTATCGTGGTGAGCCGCCCGGTGGTGCAAATGCCGGCCGTGACCGAGTTTGCTAAGGATGGCACGGGTCCGGTCTTTGCCGGTAACCTTTTCCCGTTCCTCTTTATCACTATTGCGTGTGGGGCTCTTTCTGGTTTCCACGCATTGGTCTCCTCAGGAACCACACCAAAACTGGTGGAAAAGGAATCCCAGATGCGCATGATCGGCTACGGATCCATGCTCATCGAATCCTTCGTCGCCATGACCGCATTGGTTGCCGCAATCATTTTGGATCGCCATCTCTACTTTGCGATGAATGCCCCCGCATCCGTTACGGGCGGCACCCCAGAGAGCGCATCTCACTACGTCAATGGGCTCAATATTCCAGGTGACGGCATCACTGCTGAACAACTGCAGGCGGCTGCTCACGCTATTGGAGAACCATCCATCGTTTCCCGTACGGGCGGCGCGCCAACGTTCGCCTTTGGAATGTCTGATATTCTTACCGATATTTTCGGCAACCCAGGTTTGCAAGCATTTTGGTACCACTTTGCCATCATGTTCGAGGCATTGTTCATCCTCACCACCATTGACGCCGGTACGCGCGTAGCTCGATTTATCATTTCGGACACGGTGGGTTCCCTCCCCGGCCTGAGCAAGTTCAAGAACCCGCATTGGAAGCTTGGCTCGTGGATCGCCACGATCATCGTGTGCGGTGGTTGGGGCTCTATCCTGCTGATGGGTGTTACCGATCCTCTGGGTGGAATCAATATGCTCTTCCCCCTGTTCGGTATCGCCAACCAGCTGCTTGCAGCTATCGCTTTGGCGCTTATTACCGTGGTGGTCGTGAAGAAGGGTTACGCCAAGTACGCCTGGATTCCGGGAATTCCTCTGGTCTGGGATGTGGTAATTACCATGTACGCCTCGTGGCAGAAGATCTTCAGCGATGTGCCAGCCATCGGTTACTGGGCACAACATGCTGCGTTTAAGGACGCACAAGCGCAAGGTCTCACCAAGTTCGGTACTGCTAAGAGTGCTGAGGAAATCGCAGCGGTGATCCGCAATACCGCAGTTCAAGGGTCGCTATCCATCTTCTATGCACTTTTGGTACTCATCGTTGTGGTCACCTGTGTGATCGCTATTGTGAAGGCGTTGCGAGCCCAATCAGCGGGGCAGGAGGTTACTACCTCCGAAGAACCATTTACCCCGTCTGCTTACTTTGCCCCCACCGGAGTATTTGCAACAGATATCGAAAAGCCCTTGGTGAAAGCATGGGCTGAGCGTGAGCCGAAAATTCACAAGGGGCATTAG